In Cloacibacterium caeni, a single window of DNA contains:
- a CDS encoding TonB-dependent receptor, translating to MRLKIFLFLLILISINEFFAQNLKGIYVLIEITKKPISSVLISDFNDGFQEVSDENGFVSLQNFNSENQKIYVSGIGYEKEEFNLDSIKKEKDFGYIFLNPKVVSIAEVQLKNSVRNNIFQTISELDIHLRPINNSQEILRSVPGLFIGQHAGGGKAEQLFIRGFDVDHGTDVSISVDGIPVNMVSHAHGQGYADLHFVIPEFIDKVNFDKGPYFAEKGNFTTAGFVDFKTKDFLENNFAKLEVGQFKTYRGVLGLNLLKNNKEIKDHSLFLATEAYFTDGYFDSPQDFNRFNGMLKYHGKLNDNNFLTAYLSGLSSKWNASGQIPDRAIEDGTIGWFGAIDDNEGGKTSRYNFTANMKSYLNNGGKFTNQIFYSKYQFELYSNFTFFLNDPINGDQIRQKEDRNLYGFNSTYEKSTKIFGFKSETIAGIQLRYDDVNDLELSRTKDRTITTEALKFGDVNEMNFGAFWSQKIALNQNFDITPSIRFDYFDNQYNDKLLQQKLKSNSNIFSPKLRMNYRFNENVQLYSYFGKGFHSNDTRVAVVENGKKVLPPALGADFGGVFKIGKKLILQSAVWYLWLDQEFVYVGDEAVVEEGGKTERMGIDITARYEIYQNWFADFNLSIAKPRSLNFPADENFIPLAPKLVSTGGITYRKQMGFNGSLRYRLMGDRPANEDNSVVAKGYFVWDGTVNYTTKKWELGVSVQNIFNVKWKETQFDTESRLYNEIQPVSEIHFTPGTPFFGKLSYTYFF from the coding sequence ATGAGGTTAAAAATCTTTCTTTTTTTATTAATTTTAATTTCAATTAATGAATTTTTTGCACAAAATTTAAAAGGAATTTATGTTTTAATTGAAATTACAAAAAAGCCAATTTCATCAGTATTAATAAGTGATTTTAATGATGGTTTTCAAGAAGTTTCAGACGAAAATGGTTTTGTGAGTCTTCAAAATTTCAATTCGGAAAATCAAAAAATTTATGTTTCTGGAATTGGTTATGAGAAAGAAGAGTTTAACTTAGATTCCATTAAAAAAGAAAAAGATTTTGGCTACATTTTTCTCAACCCAAAAGTGGTAAGTATTGCGGAAGTTCAATTGAAAAATTCTGTAAGAAATAATATTTTTCAAACCATATCAGAATTAGATATTCATCTTCGTCCGATTAACAATTCGCAAGAAATTTTGCGTTCTGTTCCAGGGCTTTTCATCGGTCAACACGCTGGAGGCGGAAAAGCGGAGCAGCTTTTTATTCGTGGTTTTGATGTAGATCACGGAACGGATGTAAGCATTTCTGTGGACGGAATTCCCGTGAATATGGTTTCTCACGCTCACGGACAAGGTTATGCAGATTTGCATTTCGTGATTCCTGAATTTATTGATAAAGTAAATTTTGATAAAGGTCCTTATTTTGCGGAAAAAGGAAATTTTACCACCGCAGGTTTTGTAGATTTCAAAACCAAAGATTTTCTGGAAAATAATTTTGCCAAATTAGAAGTTGGGCAATTCAAAACGTACCGTGGTGTTTTGGGTTTAAACCTTTTGAAAAACAATAAAGAAATAAAAGACCATAGCTTATTTTTAGCTACAGAAGCTTATTTTACAGATGGATATTTTGACAGCCCTCAAGATTTTAACCGTTTTAATGGAATGCTGAAATATCATGGAAAGTTGAATGATAATAATTTCTTAACCGCTTATTTATCTGGACTTTCCAGTAAATGGAACGCTTCGGGTCAAATACCTGATAGAGCGATAGAAGATGGAACAATTGGTTGGTTTGGTGCAATTGATGACAATGAAGGTGGCAAAACTTCTCGATATAATTTCACTGCCAACATGAAATCTTATCTCAATAATGGAGGAAAATTCACCAATCAGATTTTTTATTCTAAATATCAGTTTGAGTTGTATTCTAATTTTACATTTTTCTTAAATGACCCAATTAACGGCGACCAAATTCGCCAAAAAGAAGATAGAAATTTGTACGGTTTTAATTCTACTTACGAAAAATCTACAAAAATTTTTGGTTTTAAATCAGAGACTATTGCAGGAATTCAATTGCGTTATGATGATGTAAATGATTTAGAACTTTCCAGAACCAAAGACAGAACCATCACTACAGAAGCTTTAAAATTTGGTGACGTAAATGAAATGAATTTCGGTGCTTTTTGGAGTCAAAAAATTGCTTTAAATCAAAATTTTGATATTACGCCTTCTATCAGATTTGATTATTTTGATAATCAGTATAATGACAAACTTCTTCAGCAAAAACTAAAATCAAATTCCAATATTTTCAGTCCAAAATTAAGAATGAATTATCGTTTCAATGAAAATGTGCAATTGTATTCTTATTTTGGAAAAGGTTTCCACAGCAATGACACCAGAGTTGCAGTTGTAGAAAACGGTAAAAAAGTTTTGCCTCCTGCTTTAGGAGCAGATTTTGGTGGAGTTTTTAAAATTGGCAAAAAACTCATTCTTCAATCGGCGGTTTGGTATCTTTGGTTAGACCAAGAATTCGTTTATGTAGGCGATGAAGCGGTGGTAGAAGAAGGTGGGAAAACCGAAAGAATGGGAATTGACATCACTGCTCGCTACGAAATTTACCAAAATTGGTTTGCAGATTTTAATTTAAGTATAGCGAAACCAAGAAGTTTAAATTTTCCTGCTGATGAAAATTTCATTCCTCTAGCTCCAAAATTAGTAAGCACAGGAGGAATTACCTACAGAAAACAAATGGGTTTCAACGGAAGTTTGCGTTACCGATTGATGGGAGATAGACCTGCAAATGAAGATAATTCTGTGGTGGCAAAAGGATACTTTGTTTGGGATGGAACGGTAAATTATACCACTAAAAAATGGGAATTGGGAGTTTCTGTTCAGAACATTTTTAATGTGAAATGGAAAGAAACCCAATTTGATACAGAAAGTAGATTGTATAACGAAATTCAGCCTGTTTCAGAGATTCACTTTACGCCAGGAACTCCGTTTTTTGGTAAATTAAGTTACACTTATTTCTTTTAG
- a CDS encoding BRO-N domain-containing protein gives MTQQNALQIFESKKIRTIWDDEQEKWYFSIVDVIEVLTESPNARKYWSVLKTRLKKEGSELATNCSQLKMQSSDGKFYKTDVTDTEQLFRLIQSIPSPKAEPFKLWLAKIANERLDEMQNPELTVERAMQEYLQLGYSENWINQRLKSIEIRKELTDEWKKRGMKEGLQFAVLTDIITKTWSGKSTKEYKKLKDLKKENLRDHMTNTELILNMLAEASTKDISQSFNPQNFEENVEVAKKGGDVAKVAREKLEESTGKKVVTSQNAKALLNKNKPPKNLES, from the coding sequence ATGACACAGCAAAACGCTTTACAAATTTTTGAATCCAAAAAAATTCGCACTATTTGGGATGATGAACAAGAAAAATGGTATTTTTCTATTGTAGATGTAATAGAAGTTTTGACGGAATCTCCAAATGCTAGAAAGTATTGGAGTGTTCTAAAAACTCGACTTAAAAAAGAAGGAAGTGAGTTGGCTACAAATTGTAGTCAACTGAAAATGCAATCTTCGGATGGTAAATTTTATAAAACCGATGTTACTGATACCGAACAACTTTTCCGTTTAATTCAGTCTATTCCATCACCAAAAGCAGAACCTTTTAAACTTTGGTTGGCGAAAATCGCTAATGAAAGATTAGATGAAATGCAAAATCCTGAGCTCACCGTAGAACGTGCTATGCAAGAATATTTGCAATTAGGATATTCTGAAAATTGGATTAATCAAAGATTAAAAAGTATTGAAATTCGTAAAGAATTAACAGATGAATGGAAGAAGCGAGGAATGAAAGAAGGACTTCAATTTGCTGTTTTAACGGATATTATTACCAAAACTTGGTCAGGAAAATCAACCAAAGAATATAAAAAGTTGAAAGATTTAAAAAAGGAAAATCTTCGTGATCATATGACGAATACAGAATTGATTTTGAATATGTTAGCGGAAGCGTCCACGAAAGATATTTCTCAGTCATTTAATCCACAAAATTTTGAAGAAAATGTAGAGGTTGCCAAAAAAGGTGGGGATGTTGCAAAAGTTGCAAGAGAAAAATTAGAAGAATCTACAGGCAAAAAAGTAGTAACTTCTCAAAATGCAAAAGCTCTTTTAAATAAGAATAAACCACCAAAAAATCTTGAATCTTAA
- a CDS encoding YeiH family protein, giving the protein MLQKKLLLQLLFLALAVLSFSPLVSPPIALLFGILFVNIFGKVLETDTFVKKLLQYSIIGLGFGINLNTAIEAGSQGFLFTVSTIALVMIFGLLLAKILKIDKTIAQLISAGTAICGGSAIAAVAPILKANSKQTSVALGIVFVLNAVALFIFPEIGHFFNLSQNQFGIWSAIAIHDTSSVVGAASKYGNEALQIATTVKLARALWIIPLAFLISIFTKSEGKIKIPYFIGFFVLAILAGTYLPFLQNFNSIISEISRDTLKVALFLIGAGLSLQNLKNIGIKPLLLGIILWIFISSISLYAVLEFLK; this is encoded by the coding sequence ATGCTTCAAAAAAAATTACTTCTTCAACTCCTCTTTTTAGCACTCGCTGTATTATCTTTTTCACCACTTGTTTCTCCGCCAATTGCTTTATTATTCGGAATTCTTTTTGTGAATATATTCGGAAAAGTTCTCGAGACAGATACTTTTGTTAAAAAATTATTGCAGTATTCTATTATAGGATTAGGTTTCGGAATTAACCTGAATACCGCAATAGAAGCAGGAAGCCAAGGTTTTCTTTTTACTGTTTCTACGATTGCTTTGGTCATGATTTTCGGTTTATTATTAGCCAAAATTTTAAAAATTGACAAAACCATTGCTCAACTCATTTCTGCAGGAACCGCAATCTGTGGAGGAAGCGCCATCGCAGCAGTTGCACCTATTTTAAAAGCCAATAGCAAACAAACTTCTGTGGCTTTAGGAATTGTTTTTGTCTTGAATGCTGTTGCACTGTTTATTTTCCCAGAAATTGGGCATTTTTTTAATTTAAGTCAAAATCAATTTGGAATTTGGAGCGCTATCGCCATTCACGATACAAGTTCTGTAGTTGGCGCTGCAAGTAAATACGGTAACGAAGCTTTACAAATTGCCACTACCGTAAAATTAGCACGAGCTTTATGGATTATTCCGTTGGCTTTTCTTATTTCTATTTTCACCAAAAGTGAAGGGAAAATTAAGATTCCTTATTTCATTGGTTTCTTTGTTTTAGCGATTTTAGCAGGAACTTATCTTCCTTTTTTACAAAATTTCAATTCTATCATTTCTGAAATTTCCAGAGACACACTCAAGGTTGCTCTTTTCTTAATTGGAGCAGGATTATCTTTACAAAATCTCAAAAATATAGGTATTAAGCCTCTTCTTTTAGGAATTATTCTTTGGATTTTCATTTCTAGTATTTCACTTTACGCTGTTTTAGAATTTTTGAAGTAA
- a CDS encoding O-methyltransferase, with product MSYFEELHPEMDRYLEDTASAEPEILKRLRKETFQKTTQPHMISGYLQGRLLSLISKMISPKNILEIGTFTGYAALCLAEGLQKDGKLTTLDVNEDLAYLPQKYFAQSEFASQIDFKLQDAKEFLKNSSETFDLIFIDADKENYPEYLQLVKPRMKSGSVLMIDNVLWYGKVLDEKGNKQTEQIKLVNKLVAENADFENVILPLRDGIHLVRKK from the coding sequence ATGAGTTATTTCGAAGAATTGCATCCAGAAATGGATAGATATTTAGAAGATACCGCTTCTGCAGAACCAGAAATTTTGAAAAGATTGCGCAAAGAAACTTTTCAGAAAACTACACAACCACACATGATTTCGGGATATCTTCAAGGTAGATTGCTTTCTTTGATTTCAAAAATGATTTCTCCGAAAAATATTTTAGAAATTGGCACTTTCACAGGTTATGCAGCGCTTTGTTTGGCTGAAGGTTTACAGAAAGACGGGAAATTAACCACTTTAGATGTTAATGAAGATTTGGCTTATTTACCTCAAAAATATTTTGCCCAAAGTGAATTTGCTTCTCAAATAGACTTTAAATTACAAGATGCTAAAGAATTTTTGAAAAATTCTAGCGAAACCTTTGATTTGATTTTCATTGATGCAGACAAAGAAAACTATCCTGAATATTTACAATTGGTAAAACCCAGAATGAAATCAGGAAGTGTTTTGATGATTGATAATGTACTTTGGTACGGAAAAGTGCTCGATGAAAAGGGAAATAAGCAAACCGAACAGATAAAACTCGTGAATAAATTGGTTGCTGAAAATGCGGATTTTGAAAATGTAATTTTACCTTTGCGAGACGGAATTCATTTAGTTCGTAAAAAATAA
- a CDS encoding protein-disulfide reductase DsbD family protein → MKKFLLLLFIAVTSLFSAQIQKHVTIKYDVKSLPNNEYEAVITANIDKGWHIYSKDIDPESGAIPTELKLNSKDIELIGKPVETGSRKTEFSEAFGTDLIFLSGNVTIKQKFKLKNPEKPTNVIAEFTYQTCDDRVCLAPESLEFEKTIAGSAVVKTEENKEAVQNVDSLQSVAATIPVTTENTEIAPQQEGLKVSSLDFENPLTDCGVAKEKKSENYLTYLFLGFLGGLIALLTPCVFPMIPLTVSFFTKGQKDKAKGKRDAFIYGFFILLIFVLLSVPFHIIDGIAGNIFNQISTSVSLNIAFFLIFLFFAGSFFGYYDITLPSSIANKSSKAEEAGGIIGIFFMALTLVIVSFSCTGPILGSLLGSAVTGSANVPMLLTFALAGFGLSWAIVFGLLALFPQALQSLPKSGGWMNTVKVVLGFVELALALKFLSKADLVSKTFLLKRELFIAIWIIITIGLVLYLFGKIRFPHDDKNQKISVTRKIFGVLGIGFLVYLVQGLVPAERPKLQMLSGILPPINVSYLHDEKDGILGMHPEHDYFKAIALAKKENKPVLIDFTGYGCENCRKMEEFVWSEPDILPTLQNEVILASLYVDDKEELPEAEQTKVDLGNGQMKRIKTIGDKWSMFQQVNFNNNSQPHYVLVTPEGKVINTPVSGYMPKEDFKKFLECGIEFYKKQK, encoded by the coding sequence ATGAAGAAGTTTTTGCTTTTACTTTTTATCGCTGTTACATCATTGTTCTCTGCTCAAATTCAGAAACACGTCACGATAAAATACGATGTAAAATCACTCCCAAATAACGAATACGAAGCAGTAATTACGGCTAATATTGACAAAGGATGGCATATTTATTCTAAAGACATCGACCCAGAATCTGGAGCGATTCCCACAGAACTAAAACTAAATTCTAAAGACATTGAACTGATTGGAAAACCTGTAGAAACAGGCAGTAGAAAAACTGAATTTTCTGAAGCTTTCGGTACAGATTTAATTTTCTTGTCTGGAAATGTGACGATTAAGCAAAAATTTAAACTCAAAAATCCTGAAAAACCAACCAATGTAATCGCTGAGTTTACATATCAAACTTGTGATGACAGAGTTTGTCTAGCTCCTGAATCTTTAGAATTTGAAAAAACAATAGCTGGTTCAGCAGTTGTAAAAACTGAGGAAAACAAAGAAGCGGTACAAAATGTAGATTCTTTACAATCTGTAGCTGCAACTATTCCTGTAACAACTGAAAATACAGAAATCGCTCCTCAACAAGAAGGTTTAAAGGTTTCTTCATTGGATTTCGAAAATCCTTTAACAGACTGTGGCGTAGCTAAAGAGAAAAAATCTGAAAACTACCTTACTTATTTATTTTTAGGGTTTTTAGGAGGATTAATCGCTTTGTTAACGCCTTGCGTTTTCCCAATGATTCCTTTAACCGTTTCGTTTTTTACCAAAGGACAAAAAGACAAAGCAAAAGGAAAAAGAGACGCTTTCATTTACGGGTTTTTCATTCTATTAATCTTCGTTTTATTGAGCGTTCCGTTTCACATTATTGATGGAATTGCGGGAAACATTTTCAATCAAATTTCTACATCAGTTAGCTTAAATATTGCATTTTTCTTGATATTCTTATTCTTCGCAGGAAGTTTCTTCGGATATTATGATATTACATTGCCAAGTTCTATCGCCAATAAATCTTCAAAAGCAGAAGAAGCAGGAGGAATCATCGGGATTTTCTTTATGGCTTTAACCTTGGTCATTGTTTCATTTTCTTGTACTGGACCAATTTTAGGAAGTTTATTAGGAAGCGCTGTTACAGGTTCTGCAAACGTTCCGATGCTATTAACCTTCGCTTTAGCAGGATTTGGTTTAAGTTGGGCAATCGTTTTCGGATTATTGGCATTATTTCCGCAAGCGTTACAAAGTTTACCAAAATCTGGTGGCTGGATGAATACTGTAAAAGTAGTTCTAGGATTCGTAGAATTGGCTTTAGCATTGAAATTTTTATCAAAAGCAGATTTGGTTTCCAAAACATTCTTATTAAAACGTGAACTTTTTATCGCAATTTGGATTATCATCACCATCGGTTTAGTGCTTTATTTATTTGGAAAAATCAGATTTCCACACGATGATAAAAACCAAAAAATTTCTGTCACTCGAAAAATCTTTGGAGTTTTAGGAATTGGATTTTTAGTATATTTAGTTCAAGGATTAGTTCCTGCAGAAAGACCAAAATTACAGATGCTTTCAGGAATTTTGCCTCCAATTAATGTAAGCTATCTTCATGATGAAAAAGACGGAATTCTAGGAATGCATCCAGAACATGATTATTTCAAAGCGATAGCACTGGCGAAGAAAGAAAACAAGCCCGTTTTAATAGATTTCACAGGTTATGGTTGCGAAAACTGTAGAAAAATGGAAGAATTTGTGTGGAGCGAACCTGATATTTTACCGACTTTACAAAACGAAGTCATTCTCGCTTCTCTTTATGTAGACGACAAAGAAGAATTGCCAGAAGCTGAACAGACCAAAGTAGATTTAGGAAACGGACAAATGAAACGTATTAAAACCATTGGTGATAAATGGAGCATGTTCCAACAAGTGAATTTTAATAATAATTCTCAACCACATTACGTTTTGGTAACTCCAGAAGGAAAAGTGATTAACACTCCTGTTTCTGGTTATATGCCGAAAGAAGATTTCAAAAAATTCTTAGAATGTGGAATCGAGTTTTATAAAAAACAGAAATAA
- a CDS encoding alpha/beta fold hydrolase, whose translation MLHHEISGNGKKPLVLLHGFMENTTIWNEMEAHLSKDFTLIKIDLPGHGKSKVYQEIHTVELMAEKVKEVIDALKLEKINLLGHSLGGYVSLAFAENFPEILESMTLFFSTTVADDEEKKQIRKRSIAVIDENFETFVKTSIPNLFSNNEKDILEGKIELAKNIAKSTDKEGVKAAQLGMAERPDRTEILENLDAKILIIAGKYDNAVKTENLLKIIPEKTNIKTYVLDCGHNGHWEKPTICAEIINTELLHNLPKHFLL comes from the coding sequence ATGCTACATCACGAAATTTCAGGAAACGGCAAAAAACCATTGGTTTTACTTCATGGTTTTATGGAAAATACTACCATTTGGAACGAAATGGAAGCTCATCTTTCTAAAGATTTTACGTTGATTAAAATAGATTTACCTGGACATGGAAAATCTAAAGTTTATCAAGAAATTCACACCGTAGAATTGATGGCAGAAAAAGTAAAAGAAGTAATTGATGCTCTAAAATTAGAGAAAATCAATTTGCTAGGACATTCTTTGGGAGGTTATGTTTCTTTGGCTTTTGCAGAAAATTTTCCTGAAATTTTAGAAAGCATGACTTTATTTTTCTCGACTACAGTGGCAGATGATGAAGAGAAAAAGCAAATCCGTAAAAGAAGTATCGCAGTAATTGATGAAAATTTTGAAACTTTCGTCAAAACTTCTATCCCCAATCTTTTTAGCAATAATGAAAAAGATATTTTAGAAGGCAAAATAGAATTGGCGAAAAACATTGCAAAATCTACTGATAAAGAAGGCGTAAAAGCAGCTCAATTAGGAATGGCAGAAAGACCAGACCGAACTGAAATTTTAGAAAATTTAGATGCAAAAATCCTCATCATTGCTGGGAAATATGACAATGCTGTAAAAACCGAAAATCTTCTCAAAATTATTCCAGAAAAGACCAACATCAAAACGTATGTTCTCGATTGCGGGCACAATGGTCATTGGGAAAAACCAACCATTTGCGCAGAAATTATTAACACGGAATTGTTGCATAACTTACCGAAGCATTTTTTACTCTAA
- a CDS encoding OmpA/MotB family protein, with protein sequence MKILKIFAVGAIALTLTSCVSKKQYEALNLNYKQCIENAGERQRQIQDLQAANAGLTSENNLLRDQNGALKSSLDACLSNAGKGSANIDKLIGEINASNSYIKRLISTNSKNDSLNLALSNKLKRSLDNVADADVDVKVLKGVVMISLSDKMLYKTGDYNILPAAQEVLGKVAKVINDYDTYSVLIEGNTDNVPLASANLPKDNWDLSALRATSVAKILQTQFGVNPNRITAGGRSEYNPKTTNASVSGRAENRRTEIIIMPKLDEFMKLMDIAPVKK encoded by the coding sequence ATGAAAATTTTAAAAATTTTTGCTGTTGGAGCAATCGCACTTACGCTTACTTCTTGTGTAAGCAAAAAACAATACGAAGCGCTAAATCTTAATTACAAACAATGTATTGAGAATGCAGGAGAGAGACAAAGACAAATTCAAGATTTACAAGCAGCAAATGCAGGTTTGACCAGTGAAAACAATTTATTAAGAGACCAAAATGGTGCACTTAAATCTTCACTAGACGCTTGTTTGTCTAACGCAGGAAAAGGTTCTGCTAATATTGATAAATTAATCGGAGAGATTAATGCTTCTAACTCTTACATTAAGCGTTTGATTTCTACCAATTCCAAAAATGACAGTTTAAATTTAGCTTTATCTAATAAATTAAAAAGAAGTTTAGATAATGTAGCAGATGCAGATGTAGATGTAAAAGTTCTAAAAGGAGTAGTGATGATTTCACTTTCTGACAAAATGCTTTACAAAACAGGAGATTACAACATTTTACCAGCTGCTCAAGAAGTGCTAGGAAAAGTGGCTAAAGTGATTAATGATTATGATACTTACAGCGTTCTTATCGAAGGAAATACGGATAATGTTCCTTTAGCAAGTGCTAATTTACCAAAAGACAACTGGGATTTATCAGCGCTTAGAGCTACTTCTGTTGCGAAAATTTTACAAACACAATTTGGGGTAAATCCTAACAGAATTACAGCGGGAGGTAGAAGTGAGTACAATCCTAAAACGACTAATGCTTCCGTTTCTGGACGTGCAGAAAACCGTAGAACAGAAATCATCATCATGCCTAAGCTAGATGAATTCATGAAACTAATGGACATCGCTCCAGTAAAAAAATAA
- the hypD gene encoding hydrogenase formation protein HypD: MKFLTEYRNPELVKFYLNEIEKIVTKPWNIMEICGGQTHSLVKNGLLELLPDKVRMIHGPGCPVCVTPISLIDKAVALMEKGAVLCSFGDMVRVPGSKKSLLQAKADGGDLRILYSPLEAVQIAEQNPNKEVVFFAVGFETTAPSNALSVVHAQKLGLKNFSLLVSHVLVPPAMEAILDDEFCNIDAFLGAGHVCTIMGTSEYFPLAEKYKIPIVISGFEPADLLQAIYHAVLQLEKGEHKVENCYERLVKDEGNVPAQKVVNEIFEIGTQEWRGIGEIPNSGLVMKEKYKDFDASKKFDIENLDKKEENLCVAGEILKGIKKPVECPHFGKLCNPGNPLGAPMVSSEGACAAYYHYS, translated from the coding sequence ATGAAATTTCTCACAGAATACCGCAATCCAGAACTCGTAAAGTTTTATTTAAACGAAATCGAAAAAATCGTCACAAAACCTTGGAATATCATGGAAATTTGTGGCGGACAAACCCATTCTTTAGTAAAAAATGGTTTGCTAGAACTGCTTCCAGACAAAGTGAGAATGATTCACGGTCCTGGTTGTCCAGTTTGTGTTACCCCGATTTCGTTGATTGATAAAGCAGTAGCTTTAATGGAAAAAGGCGCAGTTTTGTGTTCTTTTGGAGATATGGTAAGAGTTCCGGGAAGTAAAAAATCCTTACTTCAAGCCAAAGCTGATGGTGGCGATTTGCGAATTTTGTATTCTCCGTTAGAAGCGGTTCAAATTGCAGAGCAAAATCCAAATAAAGAAGTGGTGTTTTTCGCAGTAGGTTTTGAAACTACAGCTCCAAGTAATGCTTTAAGCGTGGTTCATGCCCAAAAATTAGGTCTTAAAAATTTCTCCCTTTTGGTTTCCCACGTTTTGGTTCCGCCTGCAATGGAAGCCATTTTAGATGACGAATTTTGTAATATTGATGCGTTTCTCGGAGCGGGTCATGTTTGTACCATTATGGGAACTTCAGAATATTTTCCTTTGGCAGAAAAATATAAAATCCCGATTGTGATTTCTGGATTTGAACCTGCAGATTTACTTCAAGCCATTTATCACGCTGTGTTGCAATTAGAAAAAGGCGAACATAAAGTAGAAAATTGCTACGAACGTTTGGTAAAAGATGAAGGAAATGTTCCTGCTCAAAAAGTGGTAAACGAAATTTTTGAAATTGGAACTCAAGAATGGCGCGGAATTGGCGAAATTCCAAATTCTGGTTTAGTCATGAAAGAAAAGTACAAAGATTTTGATGCTTCTAAGAAATTTGACATCGAAAATTTAGATAAAAAAGAAGAAAATCTTTGTGTTGCTGGTGAAATCCTGAAAGGAATAAAAAAACCAGTTGAATGTCCGCATTTTGGGAAACTTTGCAATCCTGGGAATCCTTTAGGAGCACCAATGGTTTCTTCAGAGGGAGCTTGTGCAGCGTATTATCATTACAGTTAA
- a CDS encoding rhodanese-like domain-containing protein translates to MKKLISILSLGVLVILGTQCSSPKPAESNAQTEAQKEVSIKEQVANGAFLVDVRTPQEFAEGSVKGAVNIPLDEVESRLNEFKGKPSVIVFCRTGNRSGQAKAILEYNGIKNVTNGINTKTVNEELAK, encoded by the coding sequence ATGAAAAAGTTAATATCAATATTGAGCTTAGGAGTTTTAGTAATCTTAGGAACACAGTGTTCTTCTCCTAAACCTGCAGAAAGTAATGCTCAAACTGAAGCCCAAAAAGAAGTTTCGATTAAAGAACAAGTTGCAAACGGAGCATTTTTGGTAGATGTAAGAACGCCACAAGAATTTGCAGAAGGAAGCGTAAAAGGAGCCGTGAATATTCCGCTTGATGAAGTAGAAAGTAGATTGAATGAATTCAAAGGAAAACCTTCTGTAATTGTTTTTTGTAGAACAGGAAACAGAAGCGGACAAGCGAAAGCGATTCTAGAATATAATGGAATAAAAAATGTAACCAACGGAATCAATACCAAAACGGTAAACGAAGAATTGGCAAAATAA
- the tilS gene encoding tRNA lysidine(34) synthetase TilS, giving the protein MLDFNNFKENLEVLGEDIFSKKFLLAVSGGADSMVLSHLFRFFDSAQNDKGLEFQVAHVNYHFRGEDSNLDQKIVEDFCRKNKIKFHLKDVSEEEKTQMKSLQNWARELRYDFFFKILEQENLDYIVTAHHLNDELETFFINLSRGSGIKGLSGIPKNENSILRPLLKFTKAEIYAFAEENHIDFREDKSNEKNDYLRNKIRNQLTPKIVEIFPQFLEQFGESLSYLSSVNDFYQNEIEKTFQEILTEENEEGFTLNKEILFRKPKVLIIEIIRKLGFTGIEIEKIMNAENGKFFRSNTYEISIKRKEIVCTKRKK; this is encoded by the coding sequence TTGTTAGACTTTAACAATTTTAAGGAAAATTTAGAAGTTTTAGGAGAAGATATTTTTTCTAAAAAATTTCTTTTGGCTGTTTCGGGTGGTGCAGATTCTATGGTGCTTTCGCACTTGTTTAGATTTTTCGACTCCGCTCAAAATGACAAAGGTCTAGAGTTTCAAGTAGCTCATGTGAACTATCATTTCAGAGGAGAAGATTCTAATCTTGATCAAAAAATTGTTGAAGATTTTTGTAGAAAAAATAAAATCAAATTTCATCTAAAAGATGTTTCCGAAGAAGAAAAAACTCAAATGAAATCCCTTCAAAATTGGGCTAGAGAATTGAGGTATGATTTCTTTTTTAAAATTTTAGAGCAAGAAAATCTTGATTATATTGTTACGGCACACCATCTCAATGATGAGTTGGAAACCTTTTTCATCAATCTTTCTCGTGGTTCTGGAATTAAAGGATTAAGCGGAATTCCGAAAAACGAAAACAGCATTCTTCGTCCACTTCTGAAGTTCACCAAAGCAGAAATTTATGCTTTCGCAGAAGAAAACCACATCGATTTCAGAGAAGATAAATCCAATGAAAAAAACGATTATCTTAGAAATAAAATCCGAAATCAACTCACTCCAAAAATTGTAGAAATTTTTCCACAGTTTCTAGAACAATTCGGTGAAAGTTTGTCTTATTTAAGTTCAGTAAACGATTTTTATCAAAACGAAATCGAAAAGACCTTTCAAGAAATTTTAACAGAAGAAAATGAAGAAGGATTTACCTTGAACAAAGAAATTTTATTCCGAAAACCGAAAGTTCTCATCATTGAAATCATTAGAAAACTCGGTTTCACTGGAATTGAAATCGAAAAAATCATGAATGCTGAAAACGGTAAATTTTTCCGAAGCAACACTTATGAAATTTCTATCAAAAGAAAAGAAATCGTTTGCACCAAAAGAAAAAAATGA